One window of Amaranthus tricolor cultivar Red isolate AtriRed21 unplaced genomic scaffold, ASM2621246v1 ptg001887l, whole genome shotgun sequence genomic DNA carries:
- the LOC130804971 gene encoding spindle and kinetochore-associated protein 1 homolog isoform X1 — protein sequence MEAKEAGSSLESIILSFNTQISDLQELIIARNMYPGSSIADLTAIDAAVKAMELQIQSIKDTVREESLALPKAKKLIEASLKQQKKLQEMAIHVPSHLTVKTMALQSDSNDHLQPDPSKDNNMSSLGSLKIDEEPAVLAKEKKGRGPPPLWYISGDELASLSSYMRGRLTLEKVNAAVTDMAAYAESTAQLISAPKKKLPESVWERALELRDIAMTEGVKGKHFFLESDIKGPSLKLDNTGKAILTVLRHLGRISEIRVGHNRVIILSKPQ from the exons ATGGAAGCTAAAGAAGCAGGTTCATCCTTAGAGTCAATTATATTATCCTTCAACACTCAAATTTCTGATCTTCAAGAACTCATTATCGCACGAAACA TGTATCCTGGGAGTAGCATTGCTGATCTCACAGCAATTGATGCAGCAGTGAAAGCTATGGAGCTTCAAATTCAATCAATTAAAGATACAGTGCGTGAAGAATCCCTAGCTCTTCCTAAAGCCAAG AAATTGATTGAAGCTTCTCTAAAGCAGCAGAAAAAGCTGCAAGAAATGGCAATCCATGTCCCGTCACACTTAACTGTTAAAACGATGGCTTTGCAAAGTGACTCGAACGATCA TTTGCAGCCTGATCCTTCCAAAGATAATAATATGTCGTCACTTGGATCGTTGAAGATTGATGAAGAGCCTGCTGTATTGGCTAAG GAGAAAAAGGGACGCGGACCTCCACCTTTGTGGTACATTTCTGGAGATGAGCTAGCATCTTTATCATC ATACATGAGAGGAAGATTGACCCTTGAGAAAGTGAATGCCGCTGTAACTGATATGGCAGCATATGCTGAATCAACTGCTCAGCTTATATCAGCCCCTAAAAAGAAG TTGCCAGAAAGCGTATGGGAAAGAGCCTTG GAGCTGCGAGACATTGCAATGACTGAAGGAGTTAAAGGAAAACATTTTTTTCTTGAGAGCGACATAAAGGGACCTTCACTGAAGCTTGACAATACTGGAAAAGCAATACTGACG GTTCTTCGTCACCTAGGTCGTATCAGTGAGATAAGGGTTGGGCATAATCGTGTGATTATCCTTTCAAAACCTCAGTAA
- the LOC130804971 gene encoding spindle and kinetochore-associated protein 1 homolog isoform X2: MEAKEAVYPGSSIADLTAIDAAVKAMELQIQSIKDTVREESLALPKAKKLIEASLKQQKKLQEMAIHVPSHLTVKTMALQSDSNDHLQPDPSKDNNMSSLGSLKIDEEPAVLAKEKKGRGPPPLWYISGDELASLSSYMRGRLTLEKVNAAVTDMAAYAESTAQLISAPKKKLPESVWERALELRDIAMTEGVKGKHFFLESDIKGPSLKLDNTGKAILTVLRHLGRISEIRVGHNRVIILSKPQ, from the exons ATGGAAGCTAAAGAAGCAG TGTATCCTGGGAGTAGCATTGCTGATCTCACAGCAATTGATGCAGCAGTGAAAGCTATGGAGCTTCAAATTCAATCAATTAAAGATACAGTGCGTGAAGAATCCCTAGCTCTTCCTAAAGCCAAG AAATTGATTGAAGCTTCTCTAAAGCAGCAGAAAAAGCTGCAAGAAATGGCAATCCATGTCCCGTCACACTTAACTGTTAAAACGATGGCTTTGCAAAGTGACTCGAACGATCA TTTGCAGCCTGATCCTTCCAAAGATAATAATATGTCGTCACTTGGATCGTTGAAGATTGATGAAGAGCCTGCTGTATTGGCTAAG GAGAAAAAGGGACGCGGACCTCCACCTTTGTGGTACATTTCTGGAGATGAGCTAGCATCTTTATCATC ATACATGAGAGGAAGATTGACCCTTGAGAAAGTGAATGCCGCTGTAACTGATATGGCAGCATATGCTGAATCAACTGCTCAGCTTATATCAGCCCCTAAAAAGAAG TTGCCAGAAAGCGTATGGGAAAGAGCCTTG GAGCTGCGAGACATTGCAATGACTGAAGGAGTTAAAGGAAAACATTTTTTTCTTGAGAGCGACATAAAGGGACCTTCACTGAAGCTTGACAATACTGGAAAAGCAATACTGACG GTTCTTCGTCACCTAGGTCGTATCAGTGAGATAAGGGTTGGGCATAATCGTGTGATTATCCTTTCAAAACCTCAGTAA